DNA sequence from the Desulfocurvus vexinensis DSM 17965 genome:
GACTATGTCGTTGATACCTCCGGGCTGCTTGGCAGCATCTATCCCGCCGATGGCGCTGTGTGGCCAGCCGCCCGCTGCCGTCGCAACGCCGTGACCATCAACTTTCGTACGGGCTGGCCCGTCGTCACAGGAACCCCGTCCACCCCTGACGCCATCAAGAGCTGGATGCTCTGCCGCGTTACCGGCCTCTACGAGCAGCGGGAGAGCTTTGCCGGAAGATCCGTCAGCGCGCTCCCCGGCGATTTCCTGGACGGCTTGCTGGACCCTTGGCGGGTTTCCGGGATGGTGTAAATGCCAGCCGCTCCATACCGCCACCGGGTGACCATTCAGGCGGTGACGCTCATCTTCGATGGCATGGGCGGCTGGGAGGAAACCTGGGCTGACTTGGCCACGGTCTGGGCGCGGGTCGAAGCCCTCAAGGGCGAGGAATACTTCGCCGCCGCCCAAATGCAGAACTCGGTCAGCCACCGCGTCACCATGCGCTACCGCGCCGACCTCACCCCCACCCACCGTCTGGTATTCGAGGGCCGCACCCTCGACATCGAGGCGGTCCTGCCTGACGAACGCAAATCCCGCCTCGTGATCATGTGCACCGAGCAGGTGTAATCTTTCGCTGGCCGGCTTTACATCCTGCCTCCGCCTGCAAGGCAAAGTCGGTTTCTGCGGCTTGCTGTAGCAAAGATGCAGCACAAATCGTTTGACCGATACTCGACTCTCATCTAAGGTGCCAGACATTCCTCTCATTCTCCGGGGCTGCCCCTGGAACAGCTGCTTTCAGGGCCGGACGGCCCAAAGCGGAGAGCACATGGCATCAGAACAAAACCGCTGGCTTTCAGCCGAGGAGATTGCCCAACATCTCGGGGTCAGCATCGACACCATCTACCGCTGGATTGCGGGACGCGGCATGCCCGCTCACAAGGTCGGCCGACTCTGGAAGTTCAAGACGGACGAGGTCGACAAGTGGGTGAAGGCCGGTGGCGCGGCTGACAAATCCGATAAGCCGGACACCGAGCAATAAGGAGCGACCATGGCCGAACCGATTCACGACAAAATAAAACGATCCCTCCAGGCAGCCGAAGGGCTGTATCACCGCCTGGTATTGCTGGTGGGTGAGACCGGTTCCGGCAAGACCGGCGTTCTTCGGGATATTGCCGAGGAATTCGGCTCGTCCATCGTCAACGTCAATCTGGCGCTTTCAGGCGAACTGCTTGAGCTGACGGCAAAGCAGCGGTCGCTTCGGTTGCCGGGCATCCTCGATCAGATCGCGGACCAGGCTCAAGCACCGGTGGTGCTGGATAATCTCGAGATCCTCTTCGACAAGGATCTCCAGCAGGACCCCTTGCGCCTGCTGCAGTCCATTTCGAGAAATCGGGCCGTGGTGGCTTCGTGGAACGGAATCATGAATTCCGGGAGGCTTTTGTACGCCGAAACCGGCCATCCCGAGTACCGCAGCTATGACTCGGTCGATGCGCTGATTGTGGGCATGGATGGCACGGCCACGGTCGATTCGGCAAAAAACAATAGAGAGGCAGGACAAGCATGAAATACGGAGACCTTATCCAATTCGACCCGATTGAGTCGGTCGTTCAGTTGCGTGACGCGGACAAATCGAGCGCCGCGCACACCCTCGTGAACACCTATGTCATTTCCGAGGAAATGGCCGAACGGCTCACCCAGCTTGTCATTCCTCAGATGCAGTTCGACCAGCCGGTCGATAACAAGGGCCTGCTGGTCGTCGGTAACTACGGCACCGGTAAGTCGCACTTGATGTCGGTGGTCTCCAGCCTTGCCGCAGACGCCTCCCTGCTGGAAGGGCTGAAGAACGATGGTGTCCGCGACGCAGCCGCTCAGATCGCCGGGCGTTTCAAGGTCATCCGTACTGAAATCGGAGCCACCACCATGTCCCTGCGCGACATCCTGGTGGCCGAACTGGAAGAGCATCTCGAAAAACTCGGCGTGGAGTATGTGTTCCCCGAAGCCGGGACCATTACCAGCCACAAGCGGGCCTTCGAAGACATGATGGCCAAGTTCGGCGAGGTCTTCCCCGAACACGGCCTGCTGCTGGTGGTCGACGAGCTGCTCGACTACCTGCGTACCCGCAAGGACCAGGAGCTGATCCTCGACCTCAACTTCCTGCGCGAGGTCGGCGAGGTCTGCAAGGATCTGCGCTTCCGCTTCATGGCCGGAGTCCAGGAAGCCATTTTCGACAGCCCGCGCTTCGCCTTTGTCGCCGACAGCATCCGCCGGGTGAAGGACCGCTTCGAGCAGATCCTTATCGCCCGCAGCGACGTGAAATTTGTCGTGGCCGAGCGCCTACTCAAGAAGACCGCCGAGCAACAGGCCAAGATCCGCGATTACCTGATGCCCTTTGCCAAATACTACGGCGGGCTCAACGAGCGGATGGACGAGTTTGTCCGGCTCTTCCCGGTGCATCCCGATTACATCGACACCTTCGAGCGGGTCACCGTGGTGGAAAAGCGCGAGGTGCTCAAGACCCTGTCCATGGGCATGAAAGGCATTCTTGGCAAGGACGTGCCGCAGGACGAACCCGGCCTGATCGCCTTCGACAGCTATTGGGGTACCCTCAAGCAGAACGCTTCGTTCCGCGCCATTCCCGAAATCCGGGCAGTCATTGATTGCAGCCAGGTTCTGGAATCCCGCATCGAGAACGCCATCACCCGCAAACAATACAAGCCGATGGCGCTACGCCTGATCCATGCTCTGTCCGTCCACCGCCTTACCACTGGCGACATCTATGCCCCCATGGGCGCATCCGCCGAGGAATTGCGCGACCGTCTCTGCCTGTTTGATCCGCTGATCGCCGAGCTGGGTAGCGACGAACCCGACAAGGATCTCCAGACCCATGTGGAAACGGTCCTGCGCGAGATCCACAAGACAGTCAGCGGCCAGTTCATCTCCTTCAATGCTGACAACCGCCAGTTCTATCTCGACCTGAAGAAGACCGACGACTTCGACGCCCTGATCGACAAGCGGGCCGAAAGCCTGGGCCAGGCTCAACTCGACCGCTTCTACTACGAGGCGCTCAAGCGGGTCATGGAATGCCAGGACGCCACCTATGTGACCGGCTACAAAATCTGGCAGCACGAACTGGTCTGGCAGGAGCACAAGGCCGCCCGCTCCGGCTACCTCTTTTTCGGGGCACCGAACGAGCGTTCCACCGCCGTGCCGCAGCGGGACTTTTACCTCTACTTCATCCAGCCCAACGATCCGCCGCGCTTCAAGGATGACAAGGTCAACGACGAGGTCTTCTTCCGCCTGAAAGGCACCGACGAGGAATTCCAGACTGCGCTGAAGAGCTATGCGGCCGCACTGGATCTTGCAGCCACCTCATCGGGCCATGCCAAGGCCACCTATGAATCGAAGGCCAACGGTTTCCTGAAGAAGCTGGTCCAGTGGCTGCAGAAGCACATGAGCGATGCCTTCGAGGTCACCTATCAGGGCCGTGCCAAGTCCATGACCGAATGGGCCAAGGGCAAATCCATCCGCGACCTGTCGGGCCTGTCGCCTCACGAGACTATCAACTTCCGCGACTTGGTGAACACCATCGCCGGTGTCTGCCTGGCACCGAACTTCGAGAACCAGGCCCCGGACTACCCGTTCTTCTCGGTCCTGATCACCGGCAACAACCGCGCCCAGGCCGCGCAGGACGCCCTGCGAGCCATCGCCGGGCAGAACCGCACCAAGCAGGCCACTGCCGTGCTGGACGCCCTGGAGCTGCTCGACGGCGAGAAGATCGACCCCTACAAGTCGAAGTACACCAAGTTCATTCTCGATACCGTCAAGGCCAAGGGGCACGGCCAGGTGGTCAACCGCAGCGAGATCATTCAGGACGACCACGGGCTGGAATACATGAACCCGGGCGGTTCGCGTCTGGAACCTGAATGGGTGAGCGTGCTGGTGGCTTCGCTGGTCTATTCCGGCGACATCGTGCTCGCCATTCCGGGCAAAAAGTTTGACGCCACCGGCCTGCAGCAGCTTGCCGCGACCGGCATGGACGAGCTGGTCCGCTTCAAGCACCTGGAGCAGCCCAAGGAATGGAACCTGCCCGCGCTCAAAGCGCTGTTCGAACTGCTCGGCATGACGCCGGGCATGGCCCAGCTCGTCACCCAGGGCAAGGACGAGCCG
Encoded proteins:
- a CDS encoding phage head closure protein produces the protein MPAAPYRHRVTIQAVTLIFDGMGGWEETWADLATVWARVEALKGEEYFAAAQMQNSVSHRVTMRYRADLTPTHRLVFEGRTLDIEAVLPDERKSRLVIMCTEQV
- a CDS encoding helix-turn-helix domain-containing protein → MASEQNRWLSAEEIAQHLGVSIDTIYRWIAGRGMPAHKVGRLWKFKTDEVDKWVKAGGAADKSDKPDTEQ
- the brxF gene encoding BREX-3 system P-loop-containing protein BrxF, which produces MAEPIHDKIKRSLQAAEGLYHRLVLLVGETGSGKTGVLRDIAEEFGSSIVNVNLALSGELLELTAKQRSLRLPGILDQIADQAQAPVVLDNLEILFDKDLQQDPLRLLQSISRNRAVVASWNGIMNSGRLLYAETGHPEYRSYDSVDALIVGMDGTATVDSAKNNREAGQA
- a CDS encoding DUF6079 family protein, with protein sequence MKYGDLIQFDPIESVVQLRDADKSSAAHTLVNTYVISEEMAERLTQLVIPQMQFDQPVDNKGLLVVGNYGTGKSHLMSVVSSLAADASLLEGLKNDGVRDAAAQIAGRFKVIRTEIGATTMSLRDILVAELEEHLEKLGVEYVFPEAGTITSHKRAFEDMMAKFGEVFPEHGLLLVVDELLDYLRTRKDQELILDLNFLREVGEVCKDLRFRFMAGVQEAIFDSPRFAFVADSIRRVKDRFEQILIARSDVKFVVAERLLKKTAEQQAKIRDYLMPFAKYYGGLNERMDEFVRLFPVHPDYIDTFERVTVVEKREVLKTLSMGMKGILGKDVPQDEPGLIAFDSYWGTLKQNASFRAIPEIRAVIDCSQVLESRIENAITRKQYKPMALRLIHALSVHRLTTGDIYAPMGASAEELRDRLCLFDPLIAELGSDEPDKDLQTHVETVLREIHKTVSGQFISFNADNRQFYLDLKKTDDFDALIDKRAESLGQAQLDRFYYEALKRVMECQDATYVTGYKIWQHELVWQEHKAARSGYLFFGAPNERSTAVPQRDFYLYFIQPNDPPRFKDDKVNDEVFFRLKGTDEEFQTALKSYAAALDLAATSSGHAKATYESKANGFLKKLVQWLQKHMSDAFEVTYQGRAKSMTEWAKGKSIRDLSGLSPHETINFRDLVNTIAGVCLAPNFENQAPDYPFFSVLITGNNRAQAAQDALRAIAGQNRTKQATAVLDALELLDGEKIDPYKSKYTKFILDTVKAKGHGQVVNRSEIIQDDHGLEYMNPGGSRLEPEWVSVLVASLVYSGDIVLAIPGKKFDATGLQQLAATGMDELVRFKHLEQPKEWNLPALKALFELLGMTPGMAQLVTQGKDEPVQNLQQAVGKIVKRIVMTQQTLREGLSFWGLDLLAGTDLASQTSGLDEAKGFFESLQAYSSPGKLKNFRYSAPEVLAHEKAVKALDELDALREFIMDHSPTASWLSTAEAVLPAEHDWVDRMKTTRQDVLDALKQADLAELASQSQSIGAKLQKLKRDYTVAYIGLHTKARLGVNDDKRKAGLLNDQRLQTLLKLAGIDLMPRQQLTDYQNRLAGLKSCFALTEQNLDASPICPHCGFRPSVETGAAAGSQMIDQMDAQLDAMVAAWTSTILSNLEDPITQTNMDLLKIDDREPLEAFIKSKELPVPLDSNFVHALKEVLSGLVKVTVKAQELQQALQVTDGPATPAEMKKRFEEYIDQLTKGKDPAKVRIVME